In Pseudomonadota bacterium, the sequence TAATCAAAACAATGAATAATGCAGAAAAAAACGTAAGCTCAAGGTTTGTAATTTTCGTTATACCGACAAAACCCCTTGATCCGCCAAGCACCTCTGCAAACCTGTCGGAATTGTCAAGAATGACCCTGACGAGTGTGCCGAAACCGAGCGTTGCTATAGCCAGAAAATCATCCCGTAATCTCAAAATCGGGATTCCGATAAGATAACCGATGCAACCGGCGACAACACCGCTGATAAGCAATACAGGCAAAAAAGAGAAGACCCCCTCTATTCCGAATATCTTTGTAAGGTATGCAGATGTATAGGCGCCGATGCCGTAGAATGCCGCATGACCTAATGAAAACTGGCCTGTATAGCCATAAATGACATTCAGACCCAGAGAGGCTACAGTCACGATAAGGGCAAATAAGGTAATCTGCTGAATATAGATTGATATAAAATTATTGGCAAAGAGTATCTTGAGCAGAATATAAACAACAACAGATACTAATAAAAATTTTTTTGATTCGAGGAAGAATCTCATACCTTCTCAATCCTTTTTCCGAATATCCCGCTTGGTTTCAGAATGAGAACAAGCAGGAGGATGATGAATATTAAACCATCCCTGAATGTAGATGAAATAAATGCAGAGACAAAGACCTCTAAAAGACCGATGATGAATCCCCCGAGCACTGCGCCGTGCACAATGCCTATACCGCCGAGCACTGCTGCTATGAATGATTTTATACCCGGCATGATCCCCATAAATACATTGATCTGAGGATAGGCAATCCCGTACAGGATACCCCCCAAACCGGCAAGGGATGCACCGACAATAAAAGTAAATGAAATGATCCCGTCAATGCCGATGCCCATGAGCGAGGCCACCTCCCTGTCATAGGAGACTGCCCGCATAGCCTTTCCGTATTTTGTTCGATAAACAAGCAAATAGACAAGAAAAAGGGAAACAAATGTAATGAGAAATATAAGGAGTTGTATATTGGTAACGGTAAACAAGGCAAAATCATAGCTCTCTATTTCAAAGGGCCTGGGGAAGGCAATATAATTCGGGGTGAAGAGGGCGTTTAAACTCAGAAAATACTCAAGGA encodes:
- a CDS encoding branched-chain amino acid ABC transporter permease, translating into MRFFLESKKFLLVSVVVYILLKILFANNFISIYIQQITLFALIVTVASLGLNVIYGYTGQFSLGHAAFYGIGAYTSAYLTKIFGIEGVFSFLPVLLISGVVAGCIGYLIGIPILRLRDDFLAIATLGFGTLVRVILDNSDRFAEVLGGSRGFVGITKITNLELTFFSALFIVLITKNLIYSRYGLFLRSIRDDELASTSIGINTSRMKLMAFSYGCMLAGIGGGLYAHLYTFLHPSNFDILKSIDFLIIVIIGGMGSIRGTIYASIIWVGFIEGLRIVLPVELLDLRWVVIPILLIALMMWKPYGLMAKKIK
- a CDS encoding branched-chain amino acid ABC transporter permease codes for the protein MELLGYIIEQTINGLQLGAVYALIALGYTMVYGVLRLINFAHGDIFMLGAFIAYFLITKFGMPIYLVFIITMLSTGLAGYLIEKIAYKPLRNAPKISLLITAVGVSLFLEYFLSLNALFTPNYIAFPRPFEIESYDFALFTVTNIQLLIFLITFVSLFLVYLLVYRTKYGKAMRAVSYDREVASLMGIGIDGIISFTFIVGASLAGLGGILYGIAYPQINVFMGIMPGIKSFIAAVLGGIGIVHGAVLGGFIIGLLEVFVSAFISSTFRDGLIFIILLLVLILKPSGIFGKRIEKV